A stretch of the Staphylococcus sp. NRL 16/872 genome encodes the following:
- a CDS encoding endonuclease III domain-containing protein, whose amino-acid sequence MLSTDTLYKELLNHMGPQGWWPAKTPEEMMLGAILVQNTNWKNADMALLRLKEETQFDPQKILALPLEELQEVIRSSGFYKNKGKTIHALFQWLNQFYFNYEKIAQYYGDNLRKELLKIRGIGSETADVLLVYVFEGIEFIPDSYTRRLYNRLGYTHTESYDKFKRQITLPSHFTNQDANEFHALLDNFGKNYFNGKGEQRYTFLDDYFVKKD is encoded by the coding sequence ATGCTTAGTACGGACACACTTTATAAGGAATTATTAAATCACATGGGACCACAAGGTTGGTGGCCAGCAAAAACGCCTGAGGAAATGATGCTTGGGGCAATTCTGGTACAAAATACAAATTGGAAAAATGCGGATATGGCATTACTTCGCTTAAAAGAAGAAACACAATTTGATCCTCAAAAAATTCTAGCTTTACCATTAGAAGAATTACAAGAAGTCATCCGTTCTAGTGGCTTTTATAAAAATAAAGGAAAAACTATACACGCTTTATTTCAGTGGTTAAATCAATTTTATTTTAATTATGAAAAAATTGCTCAATATTATGGCGATAACTTAAGAAAAGAATTACTAAAAATTCGAGGTATTGGTAGCGAAACAGCTGATGTTTTACTTGTCTATGTCTTTGAAGGTATCGAGTTTATTCCTGATAGTTATACGAGAAGATTATATAATAGGTTAGGTTATACCCATACAGAAAGTTACGATAAATTTAAAAGACAAATCACATTGCCTTCTCATTTTACAAATCAGGATGCGAATGAATTCCATGCGTTATTAGATAATTTTGGGAAAAATTATTTTAATGGAAAAGGTGAACAACGATATACATTTTTAGACGATTATTTTGTGAAAAAAGATTGA
- a CDS encoding alpha/beta fold hydrolase, translated as MDLFTRRGGLSLNYNTMGEGYPVVLVHTAYENASIFQNVAKELAKSFQVVLIDLRGHGYSDKPRQIKFNEFADDIILLLDYLYIDEAAFIGHEMGANIVADLANRYKNYVSSLILVTPTSIEGELPEERLFRKYAHKIRNWDEEKQDKFLEKRRYHKPRKVNKFLKHVEDTNAISTKEETQAIEDVFKQESIGEVFEHVTKPTLIVASEHGERITTIESKEVADLIGGARFKVFTESSLYPFEEEQEKFIEEVAPFIKENIPER; from the coding sequence ATGGATTTATTTACTAGAAGAGGAGGACTTTCTCTAAATTATAATACGATGGGAGAAGGTTACCCTGTAGTATTGGTACATACTGCATATGAGAATGCTTCAATTTTTCAAAATGTAGCAAAAGAACTCGCAAAATCATTCCAAGTAGTATTAATTGATTTACGTGGCCATGGCTACTCAGATAAGCCTAGACAAATTAAGTTTAATGAATTTGCAGATGATATTATTCTACTATTAGATTATTTATATATAGATGAAGCAGCTTTTATAGGCCATGAAATGGGTGCTAATATTGTGGCGGATTTAGCCAACCGTTATAAAAATTATGTTTCTTCATTAATATTAGTTACGCCAACTTCAATTGAAGGAGAATTACCAGAAGAGCGTTTATTTAGAAAATATGCGCACAAAATCCGTAACTGGGATGAAGAAAAGCAAGATAAATTCTTGGAAAAACGTAGATACCATAAACCACGTAAAGTTAATAAATTTTTAAAACATGTTGAAGATACGAATGCAATTTCTACTAAAGAAGAAACGCAAGCTATTGAAGATGTCTTTAAACAAGAAAGCATTGGAGAAGTATTTGAACACGTAACAAAACCGACATTGATCGTTGCAAGCGAACATGGAGAACGTATTACCACAATTGAATCAAAAGAAGTAGCCGACTTAATTGGTGGCGCTCGCTTTAAAGTGTTTACAGAATCAAGCCTTTATCCTTTTGAAGAAGAACAAGAGAAGTTTATTGAAGAAGTAGCCCCGTTTATTAAAGAAAATATACCTGAACGTTAA
- a CDS encoding type I toxin-antitoxin system Fst family toxin, translating into MLEILVHIITTVISGCIIALFTHWLRDRNDK; encoded by the coding sequence ATGCTAGAAATTCTTGTTCACATCATAACCACAGTCATCAGTGGTTGCATTATTGCGCTATTTACGCATTGGCTACGTGATCGCAATGATAAATAG
- the adhP gene encoding alcohol dehydrogenase AdhP: protein MKAAVVTQEHKVSVEEKELRNLEPGEALVQTEYCGVCHTDLHVKNADFGDVTGRVLGHEGIGRVIEVAEDVESLKVGDRVSIAWMFESCGHCEYCTTGRETLCRDVKNAGYTVDGAMAEQVIVTANYAVKVPENLDPAAASSITCAGVTTYKAVKVSNIKPGQWIGIFGIGGLGNLALQYAKNVFNAKVVAFDISEDKLDFAKELGADAVVNTKNQDAIEEVNKLTDDKGLDATVITAVAKTPFNQAVDVVKAGARVVAVGLPVEKMDLEIPRLVLDGIEVVGSLVGTRQDLKEAFQFAAEGKVVPKVQTRELEEINDIFEEMEEGTITGRMVIKF from the coding sequence ATGAAAGCAGCAGTAGTAACTCAAGAACATAAAGTAAGTGTTGAGGAAAAAGAATTACGAAACTTGGAACCTGGTGAAGCTTTAGTTCAAACGGAATATTGTGGTGTGTGCCATACCGATTTACATGTCAAAAATGCAGATTTCGGTGATGTCACAGGACGTGTGTTAGGCCATGAAGGTATTGGTCGAGTAATTGAAGTAGCAGAGGATGTAGAATCACTTAAAGTAGGTGATCGTGTATCCATCGCGTGGATGTTTGAAAGTTGTGGGCACTGTGAATATTGTACAACTGGTCGTGAGACTTTATGTCGTGATGTAAAAAATGCAGGGTATACTGTTGATGGTGCAATGGCAGAACAAGTTATAGTGACAGCGAATTATGCTGTAAAAGTACCTGAAAATTTAGATCCAGCAGCCGCGTCATCAATTACATGTGCAGGCGTAACCACATACAAAGCTGTAAAAGTAAGTAATATCAAACCTGGACAATGGATTGGAATATTCGGTATTGGTGGTTTAGGTAACTTAGCACTTCAATATGCGAAAAATGTATTTAATGCAAAAGTTGTCGCATTTGATATCAGTGAAGATAAATTAGACTTTGCTAAAGAATTAGGTGCAGATGCCGTAGTTAACACTAAGAATCAAGATGCCATTGAAGAAGTGAATAAACTTACTGATGATAAAGGTTTAGATGCAACTGTGATAACTGCAGTAGCTAAGACACCGTTTAATCAAGCGGTTGATGTTGTTAAAGCTGGTGCACGTGTAGTAGCTGTAGGTTTACCAGTTGAAAAAATGGACTTAGAAATCCCACGTTTAGTACTTGATGGTATCGAAGTTGTTGGTTCATTAGTTGGTACACGTCAAGATTTGAAAGAAGCATTCCAATTTGCGGCAGAAGGAAAAGTTGTACCAAAAGTTCAAACACGTGAGTTAGAAGAAATTAATGATATTTTTGAAGAAATGGAAGAAGGAACAATTACTGGTCGTATGGTAATTAAATTTTAA
- a CDS encoding iron ABC transporter permease, protein MTKKIYVTFMIWILCLCVITSLSLCWELGSLNDSFNQTILYKVRIPRTLEALMTGAVLTLAGQMFQMVLNNPLADSFTLGLASGATFGSGLALFLGLSFIWVPVFSIGFSILTLIIVLTMATMVSKGYPIKILIVTGLMIGALFNALLYILVLIKPSQMNQIANYFFGSFAAAESKEMIYISVVAIPSVAILFALLPSIKLLQLGELKSQSLGLNVQRVTFIVLTLASIMTAIAVAYVGVIGFIGMVIPQLIRRYYWRYTLGIQMVLNILIGATMMLCADWIGSIIINPVQIPASIILALIGIPVLFYILISQSKVLR, encoded by the coding sequence ATGACGAAGAAAATTTACGTTACATTTATGATTTGGATTTTATGCTTATGTGTCATAACGAGTTTGAGTTTGTGTTGGGAATTAGGATCCCTAAATGATTCATTTAATCAAACCATTCTTTATAAAGTTAGAATTCCTAGAACGCTTGAGGCCTTGATGACAGGTGCCGTACTAACATTGGCGGGCCAAATGTTTCAAATGGTATTAAATAATCCACTCGCTGATAGCTTTACACTTGGACTAGCGAGTGGCGCGACATTTGGCTCTGGTTTAGCGCTATTTTTAGGGCTATCATTTATTTGGGTTCCTGTTTTTTCAATAGGCTTTAGTATCTTAACGTTAATCATCGTTTTAACGATGGCGACGATGGTTTCTAAAGGTTATCCCATCAAAATATTAATTGTGACTGGCTTAATGATTGGAGCATTATTTAATGCTTTGTTATATATATTAGTGCTAATTAAACCTAGTCAGATGAATCAAATTGCTAATTATTTCTTTGGAAGTTTTGCTGCGGCTGAATCGAAAGAGATGATATATATTAGTGTTGTAGCGATACCTAGCGTAGCTATTTTATTTGCGCTCCTCCCCTCAATTAAGTTGCTACAACTAGGCGAACTAAAGAGTCAATCTCTTGGTTTAAATGTTCAGCGCGTTACATTTATTGTGCTTACATTGGCTTCAATTATGACTGCTATTGCTGTTGCGTATGTCGGTGTAATTGGATTTATAGGTATGGTTATACCTCAACTTATACGCCGTTACTATTGGCGCTATACTTTAGGCATACAAATGGTTCTTAATATTTTAATCGGCGCGACAATGATGTTATGTGCGGATTGGATAGGGAGCATTATTATTAATCCAGTACAAATTCCGGCAAGTATTATTTTAGCCTTAATCGGTATACCAGTTTTATTTTATATTTTAATTTCACAATCTAAAGTATTACGCTAG
- a CDS encoding HAD family hydrolase codes for MDLSHIKAIVFDLEGTLLDRTKSRDKFIEEQFERFHDYFVHVQLADFKKKFIELDDDEDNDKPDLYKAIIKQFHIDRLTWKDLFHDFEMHFYRYVFPYYDTLYTLEKLSKSNYQLGVIANGKSKIKQFRLHSLGISHVINYLSTSETVGYRKPHPRIFEDMIDQLDVLPEEIMYVGDDALNDVAPARAMGMVSVWFKHDDDDIEPLEEEVDYIITTVEELLSILPIDITQKGDN; via the coding sequence ATGGATTTAAGTCACATAAAAGCGATTGTCTTTGATTTAGAAGGTACGCTATTAGATAGAACAAAGTCTAGAGACAAATTTATTGAAGAACAGTTTGAGCGTTTCCATGATTACTTTGTACATGTTCAACTTGCTGATTTTAAAAAGAAATTTATCGAATTAGACGATGATGAAGACAACGATAAACCTGATCTTTATAAGGCAATTATTAAACAATTTCATATAGATAGATTGACTTGGAAAGATTTATTTCATGATTTCGAAATGCACTTTTACCGTTATGTCTTTCCATACTATGACACGCTTTATACGTTGGAAAAGTTATCCAAAAGCAACTACCAGCTAGGTGTAATTGCCAACGGTAAATCAAAAATTAAGCAATTCCGGTTACATTCTTTAGGTATAAGTCACGTTATTAATTATTTATCTACATCTGAAACAGTAGGATATCGTAAACCACATCCTCGGATATTTGAAGATATGATTGATCAATTAGACGTTTTACCAGAAGAAATTATGTATGTAGGCGATGATGCATTAAATGATGTTGCACCAGCTCGTGCAATGGGTATGGTAAGTGTATGGTTTAAACATGACGATGATGATATTGAACCTCTTGAGGAAGAGGTAGACTATATTATTACAACAGTTGAAGAATTATTATCTATCTTGCCAATTGATATAACGCAGAAAGGAGATAACTAA
- a CDS encoding YwhD family protein: MSENKGFKFNIIKNDPLDGHKGTNIGSISLDNIAPVFIDVAGKEAFIDIGGMHARAQVEKGVKWINEKEEVEGDEAKEYWLCWVTTERGENGPYYAGVTACYLLVNKSIRRGYKSMPEHVNMMDKSMKHKIIIDQIGEDNRKVLKDFLQSHNEEMWNNSSDELLKAFE; this comes from the coding sequence GTGTCTGAGAATAAAGGTTTTAAATTTAATATTATTAAAAATGATCCTCTAGATGGACATAAAGGGACAAATATTGGATCGATTAGTTTAGATAATATTGCGCCTGTATTTATAGACGTGGCGGGTAAAGAAGCATTTATAGATATTGGTGGTATGCATGCACGTGCTCAAGTTGAGAAAGGCGTAAAATGGATTAATGAGAAAGAAGAAGTTGAAGGTGACGAGGCTAAAGAATATTGGCTTTGTTGGGTAACTACTGAACGTGGCGAAAACGGTCCTTATTATGCCGGTGTCACTGCTTGTTACTTACTTGTTAACAAAAGTATCCGACGAGGATATAAGAGTATGCCTGAACATGTTAACATGATGGATAAATCTATGAAACATAAAATTATCATCGATCAAATCGGTGAAGATAATAGAAAAGTACTCAAAGACTTCTTACAATCACATAATGAAGAAATGTGGAATAATTCTAGTGATGAATTGTTAAAAGCATTTGAATAA
- a CDS encoding ABC transporter substrate-binding protein: protein MKNSKVWFVLLALMLVLVACGPSNQHKEGNKQSQHSDKSTEQTTSKDGKTNDKSYKRIISLMPSNTEILYELGLGKNIVGVSTVDDYPKNVKKGKQQFDAMNLNKEALLKAKPDLILAHESQKGTSKKILDSVANSGVKVVYVKDAQSLNQTYDTFKQIGEITGREKEANDLVEETKRNVDKVIKSVPRHNKEQSIFLEVSSKPEIYTAGKATFFNDMIEKLGAKNSFSNIKGWKAVDKESIIKNNPDILISTEDISKADYYKIIKQRDGFSQINAVKNGRVETVNGDEISRPGPRIDEGLKELRDAIYKR from the coding sequence ATGAAGAATAGTAAGGTATGGTTTGTACTTCTAGCTTTGATGCTTGTTTTAGTAGCATGTGGTCCAAGTAATCAACATAAAGAAGGTAATAAACAAAGTCAGCACTCAGATAAATCAACAGAACAGACAACTTCTAAAGATGGTAAGACGAACGATAAATCTTATAAGCGCATCATTTCCCTAATGCCAAGTAACACAGAAATTTTATATGAACTAGGATTAGGAAAAAATATTGTAGGTGTTTCAACAGTGGATGATTATCCTAAAAATGTTAAAAAAGGAAAACAACAGTTTGATGCGATGAACTTAAATAAAGAAGCGTTACTTAAAGCGAAACCTGATTTAATACTTGCTCATGAATCCCAAAAAGGAACATCTAAAAAAATTCTTGATAGTGTAGCAAATAGTGGTGTGAAAGTGGTTTATGTGAAGGATGCACAATCACTTAATCAAACATACGATACATTTAAACAAATTGGTGAAATTACTGGACGTGAAAAAGAAGCAAATGATTTAGTAGAGGAAACAAAGCGAAATGTTGATAAAGTGATTAAGTCGGTTCCAAGACATAATAAAGAACAAAGTATCTTTTTGGAAGTTTCTTCTAAACCTGAAATTTATACGGCGGGTAAAGCTACTTTCTTTAATGATATGATTGAAAAATTAGGGGCTAAAAATAGCTTTTCAAATATTAAAGGTTGGAAAGCAGTAGATAAAGAAAGTATCATTAAGAACAATCCAGATATATTAATTTCAACTGAAGATATTTCTAAAGCAGATTATTATAAAATTATTAAACAACGTGATGGTTTTAGCCAAATTAATGCTGTTAAAAATGGACGTGTTGAAACAGTGAATGGCGATGAAATCTCTCGACCAGGTCCTCGAATTGATGAAGGATTAAAAGAATTAAGAGATGCTATTTATAAACGTTAA
- a CDS encoding type I toxin-antitoxin system Fst family toxin produces MMLIFVHIIAPVISGCAIATFTYWLSKRNKN; encoded by the coding sequence GTGATGCTTATTTTCGTCCACATCATAGCACCAGTCATTAGTGGCTGTGCAATTGCGACTTTTACTTATTGGCTAAGTAAGCGCAATAAAAATTAG
- the argS gene encoding arginine--tRNA ligase — MNIIEQVKHTLVQEIETSIKKAELAEDIPEIKIEIPKDTKNGDYSTNIAMVLTKIAKRNPREIAQAIVDNLDTSKANVKKIDIAGPGFINFYLDNHYLTAVIPEAINKGDKFGYAEESKNKNILLEYVSANPTGDLHIGHARNAAVGDSLANILIAAGYNVTREYYINDAGNQITNLARSIETRFFEALGDTSHEMPADGYNGKDIIEIGKDLANKHPEMKDYSDEERLKTFRQLGVDYEMDKLKKDLADFNVHFDNWFSETSLYENGAIKETLDKMNQLGYTYEADGATWLRTSDFKDDKDRVLIKKDGNYTYFTPDTAYHYNKINRGNDILIDLMGADHHGYINRLKASLETFGVDSDRLEIQIMQMVRLMQNGEEVKMSKRTGNAITLREIMDEVGIDAARYFLTMRSPDSHFDFDLELAKEKSQDNPIYYAQYAHARICSILKQAKEQGVEVTTDVDFSTITNEKAIDLLKKVAEFEPTIESAAESRAPHRLTNYIQDLASAFHKFYNAEKVLTDDVEKTKAHVALIEAVKITLHNALALVGVSAPETM; from the coding sequence ATGAATATTATTGAACAAGTAAAACATACGTTAGTACAAGAGATTGAAACAAGTATTAAAAAAGCTGAACTTGCTGAAGATATTCCTGAAATTAAAATTGAAATTCCAAAAGATACTAAAAATGGAGACTATTCAACAAATATCGCGATGGTATTAACTAAAATCGCTAAACGTAATCCACGTGAGATTGCCCAAGCCATCGTAGATAATTTAGATACTAGCAAAGCTAATGTTAAAAAGATAGACATCGCAGGCCCTGGGTTTATTAACTTCTACTTAGATAATCATTATCTAACTGCAGTTATCCCAGAAGCAATTAACAAAGGTGATAAATTTGGTTATGCTGAAGAATCTAAAAATAAAAATATCTTATTAGAATATGTGTCAGCTAATCCAACTGGTGATTTACACATTGGACACGCTAGAAATGCTGCAGTAGGTGATTCTTTAGCAAATATTTTAATTGCTGCTGGCTATAATGTAACACGTGAGTACTATATTAATGATGCTGGCAATCAAATTACTAACTTAGCACGTTCAATTGAAACACGTTTCTTTGAAGCACTTGGTGACACTAGCCATGAAATGCCAGCAGACGGCTATAATGGTAAAGATATTATTGAAATCGGAAAAGATTTAGCGAATAAACATCCAGAAATGAAAGACTACTCTGATGAAGAACGTCTAAAAACATTTAGACAATTAGGTGTCGATTATGAAATGGATAAATTGAAAAAAGACTTAGCTGATTTCAATGTACATTTCGATAATTGGTTTAGTGAAACATCATTATATGAAAATGGTGCGATTAAAGAAACATTAGACAAAATGAACCAATTAGGCTACACATATGAAGCTGATGGTGCGACTTGGTTACGTACCTCTGATTTTAAGGATGATAAAGACCGTGTATTAATTAAAAAAGATGGCAATTACACTTACTTCACACCAGATACTGCTTATCACTACAATAAAATCAATCGTGGCAATGACATTTTAATCGACTTAATGGGTGCCGATCACCATGGTTATATCAATCGTCTTAAAGCAAGCCTTGAAACATTTGGTGTAGATAGTGATCGTCTTGAAATTCAAATTATGCAAATGGTGCGTTTAATGCAAAATGGTGAAGAAGTTAAAATGAGTAAACGTACAGGTAATGCGATTACTTTACGTGAAATCATGGATGAAGTTGGTATTGATGCTGCACGTTACTTCTTAACAATGCGTAGCCCAGATTCACACTTTGACTTCGATTTAGAACTTGCGAAGGAAAAATCACAAGACAACCCAATTTATTATGCACAATATGCACATGCACGTATTTGTTCAATCTTGAAACAAGCGAAAGAACAAGGGGTCGAAGTAACAACTGATGTAGACTTTTCAACAATCACTAATGAAAAAGCAATCGACTTATTGAAGAAAGTTGCTGAATTTGAACCAACGATTGAAAGTGCAGCAGAAAGTCGCGCTCCACATCGTTTAACAAATTATATTCAAGATTTAGCATCAGCTTTCCATAAATTCTATAATGCTGAAAAAGTATTAACAGATGATGTAGAAAAAACAAAAGCACACGTGGCATTAATTGAAGCGGTTAAAATTACATTACACAATGCATTAGCATTAGTAGGTGTATCAGCGCCAGAAACTATGTAA
- a CDS encoding alpha/beta hydrolase: MKKIETLNRTKIAYQEEGQGLPIILIHGLDGNLAAFHLLKQQLQTQYRVITYDVRGHGKSSHPNSYNLADHVKDLYILMTKLNLQHAHILGHDMGGIIAREFTEKYEDKVLSLTIISSKAEDIVHGFTKLMIEHQDEIAGFNKSEALLLLFPYIFKEREEAMKWFQRQRLYSKQCSEDSAIASRALLDTVNGNREFSRSVKVPTLIINGRYDPIIGDKEHYKLEERFQNVEKVLFEESGHAPYVEEEGRFLSIYLDFLENVEHITKQND, from the coding sequence ATGAAAAAGATCGAAACGCTAAATCGAACGAAGATAGCTTATCAAGAAGAAGGTCAGGGTCTTCCCATTATTTTAATTCATGGTTTAGATGGTAATTTAGCTGCTTTTCATTTATTAAAACAACAATTACAAACTCAATATAGAGTGATTACTTATGACGTTAGAGGTCATGGTAAATCTTCTCATCCTAATTCATATAATTTAGCGGATCATGTTAAAGATTTATATATTTTAATGACCAAACTTAATCTTCAACATGCACATATCTTGGGACATGATATGGGAGGCATTATTGCCAGAGAGTTTACCGAGAAATATGAAGATAAAGTTTTATCTTTAACAATTATTTCCTCAAAAGCAGAAGATATCGTTCATGGATTTACAAAATTAATGATTGAGCACCAAGATGAAATCGCTGGGTTTAACAAATCTGAAGCGCTATTATTATTATTCCCTTATATATTTAAAGAGCGGGAAGAAGCAATGAAGTGGTTTCAACGCCAACGTTTATATAGTAAACAATGTTCGGAAGATAGCGCAATAGCTAGTCGAGCGCTTTTAGATACAGTTAACGGTAACAGGGAATTTAGTCGTTCCGTCAAAGTGCCAACACTCATTATAAATGGACGTTATGACCCAATTATTGGTGACAAAGAACATTACAAATTAGAAGAGAGATTTCAAAATGTCGAGAAAGTCTTATTTGAAGAATCAGGACATGCGCCTTATGTAGAAGAAGAAGGTAGATTTCTCTCAATATATTTAGATTTTTTAGAAAATGTAGAACATATTACAAAACAAAATGACTAA
- a CDS encoding DUF1934 family protein — MDKNIDIQTKQVLKQNGEKQKFEFAAQGSWQKKNADYIRYQEQVEEAVVNVTIKIEESGVKLIRKGDINMSLHFIEGQETTTLYDIPAGRIPLTVKTRSILHFVNDNGGKLKIQYELHQNDEKMGSYQYEINYKEIG; from the coding sequence TTGGATAAGAATATAGACATTCAAACGAAACAAGTCTTAAAACAGAATGGTGAGAAGCAAAAATTTGAGTTTGCTGCACAAGGATCTTGGCAAAAGAAAAATGCTGATTACATTCGATATCAAGAGCAAGTTGAAGAAGCGGTTGTTAATGTGACGATTAAAATTGAAGAAAGTGGTGTGAAATTAATACGCAAAGGCGATATTAACATGAGTCTCCACTTTATCGAAGGTCAGGAAACAACGACACTTTATGACATTCCAGCTGGGCGTATTCCATTAACAGTGAAAACGCGTAGTATACTTCACTTCGTTAATGACAATGGTGGGAAGTTGAAAATTCAATACGAGTTACATCAAAATGATGAGAAAATGGGTTCATATCAATATGAAATTAATTATAAGGAGATAGGCTAA
- a CDS encoding DUF805 domain-containing protein, with product MVDAFQLFWKNYFNVHGRTRRRHYWYAILDVVFLLIVLSLLCDFLSWSFGAEGFFETIYNIIDLVIFIGIFTMSVRRFHDVGRTMTIPLILFIVMLLQNIRMWTDDYVDYSIGSYFTGIGLLIASIISVVISIALLILLIMTVVYCVTDSKPSRNKYGPYPKDE from the coding sequence ATGGTTGATGCATTTCAGTTATTTTGGAAGAATTACTTTAACGTTCATGGGCGTACGAGACGTCGTCACTATTGGTATGCGATTTTAGACGTCGTGTTTCTTTTAATTGTCTTGAGTCTGCTATGCGATTTTTTGTCTTGGAGTTTTGGCGCAGAAGGATTTTTTGAAACGATTTATAACATTATTGATTTAGTTATCTTTATAGGAATATTCACAATGTCAGTACGTCGTTTTCATGACGTTGGTCGCACGATGACTATCCCACTCATTTTATTTATTGTCATGTTGTTACAAAACATACGAATGTGGACTGACGATTATGTAGATTATTCTATCGGTAGCTACTTTACAGGAATAGGGCTACTCATCGCAAGTATTATATCTGTGGTTATTTCGATTGCTTTATTAATTCTTTTGATTATGACAGTAGTTTATTGTGTTACAGATAGTAAGCCAAGCAGGAATAAATATGGTCCATACCCTAAAGATGAATAA
- a CDS encoding MerR family transcriptional regulator, with protein MKQKDYFTPKEIGHITDVSTRTLHYYHEIKLLIPSLVTENGYRYYSTQDIAKLQTILFLRQLNLSLEDIQSYFDKSISEKNEILEENVSQLVQKRDQLNQMINYLDHHLKNHKNEEINMDKFDDFDIQQQYDKEAEVKYGETKYYQSFKEQRNTLNKTDKQRNDKEISRQLNQFFDEMNYFLENEHQVDEEQVYQHITSLKDILRTQVPNADNQFLEYMALTYENDERFAKNINKGRNENLNQYIATAIRAYLH; from the coding sequence ATGAAGCAAAAAGACTATTTTACACCCAAAGAAATAGGACACATCACAGATGTCAGTACGCGTACTTTACATTATTATCATGAAATTAAATTACTAATACCAAGTCTTGTTACAGAGAATGGCTACCGGTACTATTCGACGCAAGACATTGCCAAACTTCAAACCATTTTATTTTTAAGACAACTGAATTTATCACTGGAGGATATTCAAAGCTATTTTGATAAAAGTATTTCGGAAAAAAATGAAATTTTAGAAGAAAATGTTAGTCAGCTTGTGCAAAAACGCGATCAACTTAATCAAATGATTAACTATCTAGACCATCATCTCAAAAATCATAAAAATGAGGAGATTAATATGGATAAATTTGATGATTTTGATATTCAACAACAATATGATAAAGAAGCTGAAGTGAAATATGGCGAGACGAAATACTATCAATCTTTCAAAGAACAGCGTAATACATTAAATAAAACGGATAAACAACGCAATGACAAAGAAATTAGCCGTCAACTTAACCAATTCTTCGACGAAATGAATTATTTCCTAGAAAATGAACACCAAGTTGATGAAGAACAGGTGTATCAACACATTACAAGTTTAAAAGATATTTTACGTACTCAAGTACCAAATGCAGATAATCAATTTTTGGAGTATATGGCACTCACTTATGAAAATGACGAGCGCTTTGCGAAAAATATTAATAAAGGGCGAAATGAAAACTTAAACCAATATATCGCAACTGCAATTCGCGCTTATCTTCATTAA